In Camelus ferus isolate YT-003-E chromosome 33, BCGSAC_Cfer_1.0, whole genome shotgun sequence, the genomic stretch aacaggcaaatccacagaggcagaaagcagatcagtggttgtttGCTAAGAACTGAGACTGATCGCTAATAGGTACAAAGTTTGTTCTGGGggttatgaaaatgttctggCATTAGACAGTAGTGATGGGTGCACAATGTAGCAGTAAAAATGCCTAATGaattacatgaataaataatgcactgaattatacactttaaaacaattaattttaTGCCATGTGATTTCAAACTCAATAGATAAAACTTGAAACGTATGGGGTTAGGGTAATCTTATTTCCTACAGACCAtcttttaagaaagcaaaaattcATCATCAGTTTTCACTAAGTTTATGTGTGCAAAATAGTTATCTTTCCAGTTTAATTGATGgtgttttgaaaggaaaagttaCATGTATAGAATAATTTTACAAGCTTTTACAGGCCCAATGAAAGGGAAATTAATGGGAAATTTCAAAATGTGACAAGACCTACTATACCTGGTGACAAACATCTGCCATCAATTCAATCAAGTTTTCCTTGACAGCAATATTACGAGCTCCTGAAGAatatttccctctgcttcctatatgacttatttcattaacTAGTAGGTCATATAGGTTGTATAAGATACTTCTCCATTTTCTTGATTCATAAGcacctgtaattttaaaattaattaatttaattaaaataccttttataCATACAATCCACTTGAACTGCCAACTCCCATATAGCTATTCAGCAGTTAAGATGGAAATAACATTAGAAGACATCTGGTCCAGCCTAGTTCATACTAATGTCTCTTCTGACCATATCTGTGACAAGCACTACTTTGTAATGATGTCCATTTCACACTCAGTTAactgtatttcttataaaattcttCCATATTCTCATCTAAATTTCTCTACTCAGTTCAATCAAAATCTCAATTAAACTGTCTctaatttcctctctctctcgGCAAATACAACTAATACACTCCCTCTTTTACATGAGGACCAACTTCTATGTATGTCTttgtttaacagaaaaatattaccaGTTCCTTCAGCGAGTGTAGAAATGATACGTTATCCAGACTTATCATCACAGTCATCTTTTCCTAGACACACTTGAGTTAACTTATGTCCCTCTCAAAATGCTGACTCTACAAAATCTGGTGAGCATAATACTCCCAGCTGTGATTTAACGAGTATGGGAAACAATGGGGCTATTACTTCCCACAACCAACCAACCATCAAATCTATTAGTGTAGCCTAAAACCATACGAGTGTTTCCGACAGCCTCATCATCTGCCAATGTTCAATGCATCCTAAATATGCAGTTAACTAAAACCCTAAACATGCCACACCATCTCCTAGTAAGCCTGATTTTCATTTTGGTGAGAGCTATATGAAAGATGAAAAACTAAGAAGAGCCACTGTTCTTTGACCTACAGTAGTTTCCTGGGCTACAAATACATCTAACTATACATACCAGAAGGGCCCATGAGACATACACAGCTGCTTTTGATAAAAAGCGGCTACAGTAGTTTTCCTCCATTTTAGCTATTACTCAAGGAGGAGTGATTCCTTAATAAGGTCATTAAATCAGCCATTATGATTAGTCCAAAGGCTGGTACAAGCCAAAGTCAAATGTAGCCTATGCATAAGGGAACTCACTCAGTTTCACCCAGGAAAGTTCCTATCTACTGAATGGACCTACATCATCCAAGCAGTACTGTCTTGGGGAAAGACAAACGTAAAGGCATGAAAGGAGGATAAGTCGTTCATTTCTGGTTTCCCTAGCAAACAGCCCAGAGTAACCATAAGGTTTAAGGCAATATGTATTTAACTTCCTTGGAAACTGACTAATCTGCCTGGTTCAATCCACCTTCAtctgttatattttcttataaaggCAATATGCAGACAAACAAGATCCTGCCTTCTCTAAATGCTTTCACTCTTACAGTCTGTGTCACCTCTTAGCACCTAATTATTGCTGCATAATCAGCTCCTAGAGGGGGACAGTGTCATACGTTTGTTtgtattcctcaaaaaactagcaTTGTACTAAACAAATGGTAAGGCATATGATTTGCTACCACAgcttcaaattctttaaaaaaaaaaaaaagtgtgaaaaatatCCTTATGACTAATAATATTACCAAGCACAGCAATCCAGAGGAAGCTCATAACCTGTAACATACAGATTTCATACTTAAGTCTTCTAATGAAGAAGCAAATTCAAAATAGCAAAAACTTTCTTTATACCTGTTTCTTGAGTTCTGGCTCCCTTTGGATGATGGATATAAATTTGTAGTTGAAATAATTCAATAATTACTTCTTTTAAGGAATCATTAAGTCTATGCTGAGTCCAAATATAAAGCAAAGTAGGGAGAATTTCATCTCCTAATTCACACACGCGAATTCGAAAGTTAACAGCCAAAGTCTTGAGGAAGATAACAAACGCTTCTAAGATATGATTTAGGCCTGCAGAGCTCTTTTCTTGTCTgtgacaaaaaataaacagacttaaGTTGGTATAATGGAGGGAAATACACAACTGAAGACACTTATGAAAAAAACAGTTCTTACTTGGCTATTAAGAGATTACTCCTGCTAGCTCTCTCTGCtgctaaacattttacaaaattatacaAAGCTAATTTGCAATACTTACCACTTGTAAAATGTTTCACACTATAAATTGGGTAATGCCACATAAATATAAGACACTGATATTCCCAAAATACATCCctacttcattttattcttaGTACCTTACATCTATcttcaaaaatggggaaaatgaaaatacttagaGGCCATATAGCTTCCCCTGTTattaaaaaagcaagacagaCCTTTACACTCTTGAACATCACTTCACGTTCTACACATTGGATATTCAGGAAGTGTTGGACCTACCACCTTCTTTGGGAAACGACAGTTCTACTATAATCAGCCAATGCTTTTCTTTCcgtttttggggggggggggggcggggggtgaggtaattaggtttacttatttatttatttttagaggaggtactggggattgaacccaggaccttgtgtatgctaagcatgcgctctagcacttgagctataccctctccccagtcaatctttttctaaaattggtAATACTTTTAGTTATTGAATGTAAAACATAGTCTTGCAAAAAGATCAAATGGATttacaatacaaaacaaaagtgGATTAGGTTACCTTGCTTGCTGAATAGccttaggaaaaaaatcccaattcaGAAATTTACGATCTAATTTATCAGTCTGTGAACAGCATCCTTTGGTCACAGCTTGAATTATTCTAGCCACCAAAACTCTATTAATGTCCTGTGAAGGTTTAAGATACAGCTCAAAGTACACAGAGaataattctaaaaacaaaacaaaacaaaaaaccaatgtattagttgtttttaaaaagaaaattaccaaaacaTTTAACTTAAAGGTCACAATCCAATTGGAATTTCAATAATTCCAAcagacaaaagattaaaaattatactAATTTATATTTAACACAGTAAAAGCATTtcattaattgtatttttttttttttttttgcttttatttctactgcctgggtaggctgccctaggagaacattgctaaggtttatgtcagagaatgttttcctccaggaagctgaTAGTgtctaatgtttaagtctttaagccatcttgagtttatttttgtgtatggcgtgagggagtgctctaacttcactgatttacatgcagttgtccagctttcccaacaccacttgctaaagagattgtcttttatccattgtatattcttgcctcttttgtcaaagattaattgaccataagggtgtgggtttatttctggactctctattctgctccattgacgTATGGACGTCTGTTTTTGTgcaaataccatgctgttttgattactgtagctctgtagcattgcctgaagtctgggagggttattcccccagcttcgttcttttcattaatatttagcatttcattaatatttaattttattaattaaactgTCTTTAAGACAAGAACAACTACAGACAGCAGAGTATGTGAACATCAGTTTAAGAGCCAGGTCTCAGATAAACTACTTAAGTTCTCTAATCCTAAATTCCTTCAGCTAGGCCTAACAAAGCAGTTGTCACAGCGCACTCACCATTGTTTGGTCTGGTTTTGTCTTAATACTAATTGATTAATAATGTGTGTGAAGTGTATCAAGAACTGCAAAAGGTCTGGGACTTTATTTGTAACCTAACAAATCAGAATGCCAGTTTCATGTATGTTGGCAGAAGATATGAGATTTCTGACCGGAGGAAGAGGGCAACttatttctctcagcaatgaTAGTAGTCAAGAGTACCTTCATCAAGATTTGAATGGTTGCCAAGAGCTGGAAGGTGGGAGTAGGGGAAGTTCTTGTTAAGtgggtagagtttcagtttgggaagatgaaaaaagttctggaaatgacTGGGGATGGTTGCCCAACAATGTGAccatacttaatgccactgaatttgtATACTgaaagatggttaaaatggtaaatttaatgttTTGTACACTTTACCATTAGTAAAAAATCATACTGAGGTCCTAGGCAATataaggcagaaaaaagaaataaagccacatGGTCCAGAAATGAAGGAACAAAAAAACTCTCTACTACTTGCAGATGATATGACTgtctaaataaaaaataccacAGAATCTACAAAAGAGCTCCTAGATCTAGTAAGCAATTTAAGCAAGCTTCCAGGATATATGActgatatacaaaaatcaattgtacttcTGTATAACAGCATTGAAtgacatggaaaagaaaatttttttaaacagcagtaAAATTTACAAACTGATGcaatataaatctaacaaaaatacacaaattctgTATGCTGTTAATTATAAAACTTACGTGTTTATAAAACACGTAAGTTTTATAATTAATAGCACACAAGttttaggtgtttttttaaaaaaaaacaaacttatttagaGATGTATGTTCATGGACTGGGAGAGTCTACATTGTTAAACAGATTCAACCCAATCTCAATAAAATCCCAGCAGGACTTTTTTGCAGAAATCAACAAGCAGATTCCACGGAAGTGTCTGCTCAGTTTTAGGCCACCGTCTCATCTCATTCTTAACTCTCTCCCTAGACAGCCTCATCCATGACCATGGCTTCAATCACCACCCtaccaaatatattttgaatgtaaaCATCACTTTTGGAGCAGAGTCTTCATCAGAGAAATAAGCTTCAGAGAAGAGAActaactagaaaaataattcaacaaaaagGCTGGTTATCAGAAGTGAAAGTagtttgcttaaaaataaagagaatttcaGAGAACATGCCAAATGATGAAATAATCATAAAGAGACTAGAACAGCTGCCTTTGTTTCAGTGAGACCCATTGTTACAAGTTACAATCTAAAATGTACAAATATCCTAAATATTTAGGATGAACCATTTTGGTGACAGACGTGTCGGGGTGTCCTAGACATCACTGGCCTAATTCTCCAAAGGCTGCACCTAGGCTCACTGAGGGTCGGGTCTGGGACACAGACTCCTTTGTGTTTAGAGCAATAGCAAAGGCCCCAGATAAGAAATGAATGCAGCAGCTGAGAATGCCTTCTTTCAGGTGGGAACAGTAAAGCACAGTGCAGGGCACTGATGAGGGCATGGTTTCACAGGCCACAAACATTTCATTCTGAAATGATAAattgacaataaaaaaaataaataaatgtaaatgtctttTAAGTTAGCATAATTTATCTTGAATATTTCTCAATCAAAAATACTCAGTTTCTAAATTTTCAGAGATGGCAGTATTAGAAGATTTTGACATCTGGCTTAAAGTCACCTCATTAAAATCCCATTTTCATCCATTCAACCCACTCAGGCCCAGAAATACTCCACCTTTGAAATCAATAAACTCAAAGGCTTCAGTCTCTGACCATAACTTCCTTCATTTGTGGTCTCTCAGTACCTCTCACCTACAAACTGTCAACAATCCCTCCCTGGCGCCCCACTCTACGTACCTTGTAAGTCACTAGATCCTATATATTGCATGCTAAAGCTGTTGATTTCCATTACCTAACCAGTGATCTGCTAACTGGCTAATCCAATGAATACTTTTGTGTCTTATCATTTCTACAACACTTAAAATGTCACACCCCTTCCAACTTGAAactctcctgctttctcttttataacatctctcctggttttcttctttccactttaATCATTGTCACGTTTAGGCGTCACTGATCTGTGAATTCACTGCACCCAAATATGTCTATATCGTGTTGTTTTTTCCTGCCACTGGACTGTCAAGTCTTTGAGGACAGGGATGGCTTCTCTGATTTCCATACTTCCAGTTTTGACAGCAGGCACCTAATACATTATTAGTGACAACAATTTAGGAAGTACATAATACATGAAAACTAACTGTCAGATTctataatcatttaattttattgctgTTAAACTGTGAGGTCACTGGGGAATATAAATAGACTATGACTGCTGTTTCAGTGATATTTCATTTCACAAGGAAAAATTCGCAAACACCAAACTTCAAAACGTACCTAGCCACTGTTGCTGAGATATTTCACACCAGTATTTCCTTACTGAAAGAATGTCCTTCAGCAATATGTTGCTGCAATCGGCCCCATAAATGGCTCTATTAGATGAATCCTTCACTGTATCCATGATATAATTCAAGAGTTCTTGACATTTTAGTCGGGGTGctcctatttaaaaacaaaataaacaaacaaaaacatataaatcttaaagaaaaacaagttaaagACACTTGGAATgctaattatataaatatttccatCTAGGAAATTACTATTAACCAACATCCTTCTCGTAAAACAAGAactggcaaactatggcccaggGGCAAAATTCAGCCAACTGCCtacttttagaaataaagttttactggaccATAGACATGtctattcatttacatattgtacATGCCTACTTTCCTGCCGAAACAGCAAAACTGAGTAGTTGATACGTGCTACATAGCCTCTAAAAtcaaaaacatttactatctggtcccTTTACAAAAGTTTGCCAACGCCATAGGATTATATAGCAAAAACATTCATTCACATTCTAACTTTAATAATTCACAATTTCTGGCATTAGACCTAAAATGACCCAAAGATTCTTGGAATTTTTTACAAAAagctcaattaattaaaataagtttataagGAGAATACTATTtactttgaaaagcaaaattactCCCAAGTCCTATAGCAGCATTTATGGCATATAAATAtgcaatttttagttttatttatttactagagGTCCTGAAAAATCAACATTAATGGATATATTCTTAAAAGTaacaaaagtacatttaaaaattatttgttactTTTAGTAAGTCATACTGATGTCACAgcttaaatttttcatatttcaaaactaaCGATCTAAAAAATTGCATACAAACTTTTTGTTGTAAGCTATGAGAAAGGTGCAAATCATTATGTAATTCTGAATATATTctagttaggttttttttttatgatgggACTAGTTACCATCTTCAGAAGTATGGTAAATAGATATACACTGATATAACTAAAACATCATCAtttctcagccttttggctaagatcaagtgtggTATCAGTtcttattagtttaaaaaattatttttacttatggCTTATATCATAATCTTAGGCACCCAGCTAATGATGAAACACACAGTCATAACATCCTCTGCTGTAACACTCTGTGCATTTTTCTCTTACAATCCTTACAACATTTTCCAACTATAACATCTGTTATATCAGTACATTCTTAAGCAATGGAATTAATCTCTTTATCTCAACACATATTTCCAGCAACTGTCCTAACAGCAAATGCTTAATAAACACGTTGAATAACCACATAAATTAGTATTGGGATGAAATCAGATTTCCCTTTGGCCTTAATCCCAATGTATTTCTTTCCTCTGCCAAATTGAAGTGTTTCAAAAATTATGCTCACATACATTTCTAAAAAATCTGCCTCAAAAGGACAGCTAGGTTGGCTACAgagatttttgaggaatctcgTGGAATCTAACATACTTCAGAGTTGAGTTTTCTATTCTCTAAGCTCTGTCTATGCTGTGTCTGCAGAGAAGTAGACAAATGTTTATATAAAGGATTGAACAATATTTGCTTGCTGGTTCCTCCCCAGCtacctctttttttctgatctgTTTCTTTCATCATATCTTGGATACCAATGTTAATTAAGCAAGCCTGGCAAAGTCTGGATATGTGTTTAAATTCCCATCAACCCTCcaacactttggaaaaaaaaaatggaagaaatgagaTGACATGGTAGTAGCTCCCTGGTTTTGCTCCAAGATTAAAGGTATTTAAGTTATAAAGtcacttttgaaagaaaaaagagcctTAAACATACCATTTTTCAAACACTTAAATGACCTTACATTGAAATTTTCATTCCTGTAAACCAACAAATTGAtactttcatacattttaaaatgtgatctcCATTGTTAATTTTGCAGTTGAAGGTTTTTTCCactataaagtaaaattttatagcTGAAGGTTTTTTCCACTGCAAACTTTTCTGGAGGGCTACAATGGACTAcaaatttctttctctcactcactcacaaAGTCTGTAAGTTTGTAAACATACTAAGATCTACTGAAAGCCCAGCATTAGTAGCCAAGAATGCAAATTTTAATGGATGCAGAGCAAAAGTGAGTGCAAATTATTTCAGTGTAGCTTTCTGCTGTCTATACTGGAGTCTCTTGTCAGGACCTACAGCTATCCACACAAACTGACATCTCAGAGGAGCTGGAAAACTAAATTTCTGCTAAAGCCATTGTCTTTTAGACTCAAGCCTCAAACCACCATTCTGAAATAACATTCACTAACAATCTATATCCTTCCACTTAATAATGTTTACCAACATTGGGCTTTTCTGACTCTTAAACTAAATTTAGTATCGCAAAGCCACATTCTTATCCGTGAAAAGTAAACAAAGTTTGAGCCCAAGTCCTTAAACAAACATCTCTGTCTGTAGCTTTTCAGTGCTGTATGACACTCATTTCCTTGCATAAGGCCTACTAGGATTTTGGTTCAAAAATACTGGCTTTTCAAAATATCAAATGTACAAGTTCAAAATGGGAGATATGTGGCTCAACAGGGACAAAAAGAACttggtacattttttttcctaaatcaacAGCAAGCAAAGTGTTAGTTAAAAGTGTGGGTTTTGACTGCCAAGAAAGCTAATGTGATCTTAGAATCAGTAAAAGTATAGAATAGAAGACATGCAAGGCCTGCTCCACTCTGGGCCAATCAGAATATACTTAGAAGACTGAGTCCCACActttaaaagatagaaaattaaaCTGCAGAACATTCAGAAAAGAGGGACATAAAAACTAGGTCACATGAGCTAAAGGAATTAGGTCTGTTTAGCTTAGAGATAAGGACTCAGAGGAAATATCACAGCTAACTTTAAGTATCTCAAGTATGTCACATTGAAAAAACTGATGAGGATTTTTCTGTATTctctcaaaaaacagaaaaaagaaaaggagacaggTTTTCACTACTATGACAACTActcaaagataaaaaagaaacaaaaggtatGTCTAATCATTAAGGCTACCTAAGTGCCAGGGACACTTGCACTGGGATCCAAGAATGGGTAgctaaaatagtattttttaatcctttcaaccCTGAGTTCTATCCCTCCATGCTTGCATAAATTCCTCCAATTATTTGGACTTACAGTATTAAAAATCATTACATATAGTAGAAATTAGAGTTAGAACTCAACTTTTATCTCACCATGTTCACACCAAACCCATGTAACAATAACATATTAAGCCAAGTAATAGCACTTACTTTTATTTGCACATTTGATGAAGTATTTGACCAAGCTACTGATTTCTTGCATCTTTTTCTGCCTGGTGGCTTGTGTCGAGGCTGATACATTTGGTTTTGCTGTTTTCaaacattctgtttctttctgaatATACTTCTGTAAAAAtcttcaagaaaatgaaacaatttcaGAAACTCATTAAGTACTTAAATTATTATAACAGTTTCAAAAAGTCCTTCGTGTCATCATAAACAGCATCTTTTAAACCACATTGCTTCAATCACGGTACCAGCTAAACAAAacaattacatttctcttttaaggTCTAAGCCCTCAACACCAATTTAAAGTCTGGACTGCAAAGCTCTTAATTTATAACCTCCATGATTTTCTATTGCTTTAAtgcctgttttttcattttaccatTAAAAGCTTGCAATGCTATCAGGGGCTCTCAATTCTTTCTCACGTCTTTCTGCTGTTCTGTGTACATGACCTACCTCTTTCCTAGGCGTTGGTAATGTTTTTAGCCTTTAAACGAAGCCTGCTTAGAAAATATTCGTGATGAGTTGGGAATGCCAGGGGTCTATTTGGCCTACCTGATCAGCTAGGCAAAACAGTTTTTGTCTTTAGATAATAACTGTATTTGTGGTATCTGAAATAAACTGAGTAACCAGAGGAAAAGAAGTATGTATTTTTCACACTATCCACAATGAAATCTGCAACAGTCTATCTAGTAccaaataaaagctaaaaaataaaagattatctGTTCTAAATACTCTAGAGCAAGTAAATATTCGTATTTCCCCTTGACTGAAAATGTTCAGGCTTCTCAGTATtctgtattaatttaaaatattttattcatctttcctGTCTTATAAGGTATTTCTAGTTATAAATGAACTTCATAGTTAAAAATTACATCTTAATGTAAAAAGCATCAATTCTCTTTGCTATTCCAATACAGCAACAAATTGTATCTTTCCAAtgcctgagttttgttttttaactgtatCCATACAGAATCactctaaaattcttttttacttttttattatagtttaacATATAGCAGTTTCTTAGAGCAGTATTTAAAGATGTCAAAGTAATAATAAAGGACTTATTAtaacttaattttattctctAATTTGAAATAGTCTTATGAATGAACTgatatgaaagaaattctctctaaTCTTGAGTGAGATATGTCTAAGACATTTTATTGAGCAAATgatctaaaaattttttaactttttccatatgaacatcctttaaaaattacatttcagttaaATATTAAGTGCCAATTTCATTGCAATGCACAATGGCAGATAGGGAGCAAAGATAAATTAGACCTacttacacacaaaaaatacacaacagaaataaaaatgaaagagaaaaaaaactagaaaggaaTACCTAAAAACAGCATCCCAATTCAAGTATTTGCCTTGTTTGGAATCTGAATGCCGATCTAAATGTTGAATGGTTTCAGGATCCTGAATCAGGCGCTTAAATTTCTCAACctctttctgaaaatgaaaaaaaacaaaaaacaaaaaacaaaaaacaaaaataatgagttACAGATCACACACTTCTTTCaagaaaagattaaatttaagtaatttaCTACCCTTCGTTCTGTAGCTCTATCATGTTCTAGTTGACGGCAGCAAATAAGCAGATCATTAAGTGCTAGACTCATGGTTCAGAATTTCAGAAACACATCAttgtctgtaaaaaaaaaaaaaggaaaattatctcAGACTGTGGTATTAATATATAGTTAGACCTAAACATATAACCAGAGGTATACTATAATGCACaatgatttttcttaatatttccaaaatattaatagAACATATCAAAACAAAGctttaacattcaaaatatcaACTACACAAGTTCAAATGGGAGATATGCAGCTCAACAGGGAAAAGAAGaacttggaatattttttttctaaatcaacaaatgtgtgttgaatgtgttgcaggataaaagtaagaaatgtataatttattttattgttctgaGATCTCTTCTAAGAAATATGacttttttattgtgtttttttttaaactgaagtatagtcagtttacaatgttgtgttattttctggtgtacagcatagtgattcagttaaacattatacatattccttttcatattctttttctttataggctattagaaggtatagttccctatgctatacagtaggacactGTTGGttgtctactttatatacagtagttagtatctgcaaatcctaaactcccagtttaccacttcccacccctttcccccctctggtaatcataagtttgttttctatgtctgtgtatctggctctgttttgtaaataagttcatttgtgtcaatttttttagattccacatttacgtgatatcatatg encodes the following:
- the ATM gene encoding serine-protein kinase ATM isoform X4; this encodes MSLALNDLLICCRQLEHDRATERRKEVEKFKRLIQDPETIQHLDRHSDSKQGKYLNWDAVFRFLQKYIQKETECLKTAKPNVSASTQATRQKKMQEISSLVKYFIKCANKRAPRLKCQELLNYIMDTVKDSSNRAIYGADCSNILLKDILSVRKYWCEISQQQWLELFSVYFELYLKPSQDINRVLVARIIQAVTKGCCSQTDKLDRKFLNWDFFPKAIQQARQEKSSAGLNHILEAFVIFLKTLAVNFRIRVCELGDEILPTLLYIWTQHRLNDSLKEVIIELFQLQIYIHHPKGARTQETGAYESRKWRSILYNLYDLLVNEISHIGSRGKYSSGARNIAVKENLIELMADVCHQVFNEGTRSLEISQSYTTTQREFSDCSAPCKKKKIELGWDVIKDHLQKSQNDFDLVP